Proteins encoded in a region of the Oryctolagus cuniculus chromosome 10, mOryCun1.1, whole genome shotgun sequence genome:
- the LOC100352411 gene encoding zinc finger protein 271 has protein sequence MEIQFSYEPQGHRPPADGETQTRIGEAASEKEITVKIEGFGDSKEDVLQDSEDREFCEFGDKLNEKDRNLIEGRQYSCEECGQGFSWSTGLIRHQRTHWEKPYECDKCGKAFRVSSALVLHQRIHTGEKPYPCSWCIKSFSRSSDLIKHQRVHTGEKPYKCDECGKAFSQSSDLVIHQRIHTGEKPYQCSYCSKSFSQRSDLVKHQRIHTGEKPYTCNQCNKHFSQSSDVIKHQRIHTGEKPYKCDVCGKAFSQSSDLILHQRIHTGEKPYPCHQCSKSFSQNSDLIKHRRIHTGEKPYKCNECGKAFNQSSVLILHQRIHTGEKPYPCNQCSKTFSRLSDLINHQRIHTGEKPYPCSQCSKMFSRRSDLVKHHRIHTGEKPYECDECGKTFSQSSNLILHQRIHTGEKPYPCSHCNKSFSRRSDLVKHQRIHTGEKPYTCQQCNKSFSQSSDLTKHQRVHSGEKPYHCSSCEKAFSQSSDLILHQRIHTGEKPYPCTQCSKSFSQNSDLIKHQRIHTGEKPYKCTECGRAFSQCSALILHQRIHTGEKPYACGHCDKSYSRRSDLINHQRTHTGEEPYKYDAYGNAFSACTELTEHRIHTLPVYPEQQKF, from the exons ATGGAGATCCAGTTCAGTTATGAACCTCAAGGACACCGGCCTCCGGCAG ATGGTGAGACTCAGACCAGGATTGGAGAGGCAGCTTCAGAAAAGGAAATCACAGTGAAAATCGAAGGATTTGGAGACTCTAAAGAGGATGTTCTCCAGGATTCTGAAGACAGAGAATTCTGTGAATTTGGGGATAAGTTAAATGAAAAGGATCGGAACCTCATTGAAGGAAGACAATACAGCTGTGAAGAGTGTGGACAAGGCTTTTCCTGGAGTACAGGCCTTATTAGGCATCAAAGAACCCATTGGGAGAAACCCTATGAGTGTGATAAATGTGGAAAGGCCTTCCGTGTGAGCTCAGCCCTGGTtctgcatcagagaattcatactggGGAGAAACCCTATCCTTGTAGCTGGTGTATTAAAAGTTTCAGTCGGAGCTCAGATCTTATTAAACATCAAAGAGTCCACACTGGTGAAAAACCTTATAAATGTgatgaatgtgggaaagccttcagtcAGAGCTCAGATCTTGTTATACATCAGAGAATCCATACAGGAGAAAAACCCTATCAGTGCAGTTATTGTAGTAAAAGTTTTAGCCAGCGCTCTGACCTGGTTAAACATCAGCGaatccacactggagagaaaccttacaCATGTAACCAGTGTAACAAACATTTTAGTCAGAGTTCTGATGTTATAAAACATCAGAGAATCCACACTGGGGAGAAACCATACAAATgtgatgtgtgtgggaaagcctttagtCAGAGCTCAGATCTTATTCTACATCAGAGaatccacactggagagaaaccttatcCATGTCATCAGTGTAGCAAAAGTTTCAGTCAAAACTCAGACCTTATTAAACATCGAAGaatccacactggagagaaaccctataAATGCAACGAATGTGGGAAAGCTTTTAATCAGAGCTCAGTCCTTATTctacatcagcgaattcacactggagagaaaccttacCCATGTAATCAATGTAGCAAGACGTTCAGTAGGCTTTCAGATCTTATTAatcaccagcgaattcacactggagagaagcctTACCCATGTAGTCAGTGCAGTAAAATGTTTAGTAGAAGATCAGATCTTGTTAAACATCATAGAATTCATACAGGTGAGAAGCCCTATGAATGTGATGAGTGTGGGAAAACCTTTAGTCAGAGTTCCAATCTTATTCTACATCAGAGaatccacactggagagaaaccttatcCGTGCAGTCATTGTAATAAAAGCTTTAGTCGCCGCTCAGATCTTGTTAAGCATCAAAGAAtacacactggagagaaaccataTACATGTCAACAGTGCAAtaaaagttttagccaaagctCAGACCTCACCAAACATCAGCGAGTGCACTCTGGTGAAAAGCCCTATCACTGTAGCAGTTGTGAGAAAGCCTTCAGTCAGAGTTCTGACCTTATCcttcatcagagaattcatactggAGAAAAACCGTATCCGTGCACGCAGTGCAGCAAAAGTTTCAGTCAGAACTCAGACCTTATCAAACACCAGAGAATCCACACTGGAGAAAAACCATATAAGTGTACTGAATGTGGAAGGGCTTTCAGCCAGTGCTCAGCTCTGATCCTACATCAGAGAATCCACACTGGGGAGAAGCCATATGCATGCGGTCACTGTGACAAAAGCTATAGTCGGCGCTCTGATCTCATTAACCACCAAAGAACCCACACTGGTGAAGAGCCATATAAATATGATGCATATGGGAATGCCTTCAGTGCGTGCACAGAACTTACTGAACACAGAATCCACACCCTGCCAGTGTATCCAGAGCAGCAGAAGTTTTAG